From the Kribbella sp. CA-293567 genome, the window CGATGAACTCCGCAGTGCGGCGGTGGCGGCGCGATCACTGCTGATCTGGGTGAGGCCAAGGGCGGCTGCGGAAGTGAACGCGGTCAGGCCGGCGAACCGGCGGCGGGACATAACGGACGGATTGGTCTCGGAAAGGCGCATCGACGCACCGTAGCGGTTCGACCGCGTGGAGTAGCAGTCCGAGTGATCAGAGTCACGGAAGGTTCTGCAGGACTGCAAAGTTGCATCGATAACAAGTTGCACTCACTGCAAGTTTCGTTACCGTGGAGTCGTGATGAGGATCGAGGACGACGTGGCTGCACCGCCGGGGCGGCGCGAGCGCAAGAAGCAGGAGACGCGGGCGGCGCTGATCGCCGCCGCGCTCCGGCTGGCGGTGCAGAAGGGCCCGGACGAGGTGACGGTCGAGGAGATCAGCGAGGCCGCCGACGTCTCGGTCCGCACCTTCTTCAACTACTTCCCGCACAAGGAGCACGCGATCCTGGGCCGCGATCCGGAGGAGACCGAGCACGCGCTGCGCCGGGTCCGGGAGGCGCCGGCCGGGCTCTCACCGCTGACCGTGATGCGGCTGGTGATGGCCAAGGCGCTCGACGATCTCGACGGCGTCGACGACCGGAAGAGCTCGATCGCCCAGCGGATCGAGCTGATCATGCGCTCACCGGCACTGCTGTCGCAGTTCGTCCAGCTCGGCGCCGAGGACGAGCGGCTGCTCGCCGTCGCGCTGGCCGAGCGGATGGGTGAGCCCGCTGCTTCCGTCCGGCCCGCGTTGATCGTCGGCACGGCCACGCTGGCCGTGCGGACCGCGGTGCAGCAGCGCAAGTACGGCGCCGACCGCACGCTGCGCGACCTCGTCGACGATGCGTTCCGGCAGCTGGCCGACGGCATCGATCCCGCCTACGACCCGGCCGGCCTCCTGCCGGCCGGTCCGACCACAGACACCAGTTCCGACCAGGAAGGTCAAGCATGACAACGACCTCTTCGCCCTCACCGAACCCGGCCGATCCGGCCGGCCCGGTCGGGGCGGACGTCATCGCCACCGACGCCGTCGCCGAGCCGATCGCGCAGCTGACGCCGCGGCAGACCGTCCAGGCGATCTCCGGCCTGATGATGGGCATGTTCGTGGCCATCCTGGCCGGCACCGTGGTGTCGACCGCGTTGCCGCGGATCATCAGCGACCTGAACGCGAGCCAGTCGTCGTACACCTGGGTCGTCACGCTCGAGCTGCTCGCGATGACCGCCACCGTGCCGCTGTGGGGCAAGCTCGCGGACCTCTACAACAACAAGCTGCTGGTCCAGCTGTCGCTGGGCTTCTTCGTGATCGGCTCACTGGTGGCCGGCTTCGCGCCGAACATCGAGGTACTGCTGGGCAGCCGGGTGCTGCAAGGCCTCGGTGCCGGCGGTCTGACCGCGCTGGTGCAGATCGTGATGGCGGCGATCATCCCGCCGCGTGAGCTCGGCCGGTACTCCGGCATCTTCGGCGCGATCTTCGCCTCGGCAACCGTCGGTGGACCGTTGCTGGGTGGCTTCCTGGTCGACTCGCCGCTGGGCTGGCGGGCCTGCTTCCTGGTCGGCGTGCCGTTCGTGCTGGCGGCGATCGTGCTGCTGCAGCGCACGCTGAAGCTGCCGACCGTCCGCCGTGACGTGAAGATCGACTGGTGGGGAGCGTTCCTGATCACCGCCGGGGTCAGCACCCTGCTGGTCTGGTCGTCCTTCGCCGGCAGCAGGTTCGAGTGGGCCTCCGGCTGGAGCTTCCTGCTGGTCGGCGCGGCGCTGGTCGCGCTGCTCGCCGCGGTGCTGGTCGAGCGCCGGCACCCCGAGCCGATCATCCCGATGGACCTGTTCCGCAACCGGACGGTGACGCTGTCGATCGTGGCCAGCGCACTGGTCGGGGTGGCGATGTTCGGCGGGTCGGTGTTCCTGGCGCAGTACTTCCAGATCGCGCAGGGCTACTCGCCGACCAAGGCCGGCCTGATGAGCCTGCCGATGATCCTCGGCATGATGGTCGCCTCGACCGTCGCGGGTGGGCTGATCACGAAGTACGGCAAGTGGAAGATCTACCTGGTCATCGGCAGCGTGCTGCTGCCGATCGGACTCGCGCTGTTCGGCACGATCGACGCGCACACTTCGAAGTACCAGTTGTGGGCGTTCATGGTCGTGCTCGGTGTCGGCATCGGTCTGGTGATGCAGAACCTGGTGCTGGCCGCGCAGAACGACGTACCGGCCCGGGAGCTGGGCGCGGCCACCTCGGCGGTCAGCTTCTTCCGCAGTATGGGCGGCACCATCGGGGTCAGCGTGCTCGGTGCGATGCTGGCCGGCAAGGTCACCGAGACGCTGAATCCGGGCGGCGAATCGTCCGGCGGCAGCAACGCCGTACCGAACCTCGCGGAGCTGCCGGAGCAGGCTCGGGTCGTGGTCGAGAACGCGTACGGCGCGGCGACGGCCGAGCTGTTCATGATGTCGGTGCCGTTCGCGGTGCTGGCCCTGGTCGCCGTGGTGTTCATCAAGGAGAAGCCGCTGCAGACCACCTCCGGCGCCGAACGCCGGGCCCACGAGGAAGCGGCCGGCAAGCTCGACGGCACACTGGACCGATGATCGTTGCCTTCAGTATCAGCCCCGCCGCGGGAGACGAGACCGGTGGCGTGAGCGAGGCGGTCGCCGAGGCGATCCGCGTCGTTCGCGCCTCCGGTCTGCCGAACGAGACCAACGCCATGTTCACGAACCTCGAGGGGGAGTGGGACGAGGTGATGGCGGTGGTGAAACAGGCCGTCGAGGCTGTCGCCGCCGTCTCGCCCCGGGTCGGTCTGGTGCTGAAGGCCGACATCCGGCCCGGCTACACCGGTCAGCTCGCCGCCAAGGTCGAGCGGATCGAGCAGGCCCTGTCCGACTGAGCGTCAGTGGCCGTTGAGCGCCTGGACGGTCTCCTGATAGCGACCTTCGCGTTCGGCGTCGCGAAGGAAGCCGACCCGCCGGACGGTCACCTCGGTGACCTCCGGCTGGTCGGTGAGGATGCTCATCGTCTCGGTCAGGTACTCCTCGACAGGCATCGCGCGCTCGTCGTCCTGCTGCCCCATCAGCGTGGTCTGGACGGCGGGAGGGATCACCTCGATCACCTGGATGCCGACCTCGGCCAGCTGGAGCCGCAGGCTCTGGGTGTAGCTGTGGATGGCAGCCTTGGTGGCGTTGTACGTCGGGGTGACCACGAGCGGGACGAAGGCGAGCCCCGAGGAGACCGTCAGGATCGTCGCGCCGGGTTTCGCCACCAGGTACGGCGTGAAGGTCGCGACGGTACGGATCGTGCCGAGCAGGTTCGTGGTGACGGTCGCCTCGGCGATCGCGACGTGACCGGGATCGAGCAGGTTCTCGGGGCGCATGATGCCGGACATCGTCAGCACCGCGTTCAGGTCCGGGTACCGCGCGGTCACCTCGTCGTACGCCGCCTGGATCGACTTCGGATCGTCGACGTCGAGGACGACGGTGCCGAGACCGGGATGCTCGCCGGCCAGCTGGTCGAGCAGTTCCCGGCGCCGGCCGCCGATCACGACTTTGTTGCCCAGGGCATGGAACTTGAGAGCCAGCCCGAGCCCGAGACCCGAAGTACCGCCGGTGACGAAGATCGTGTTGCCTGTGGTTTTCATGGTTCCAGCATCGGCCGGTGCGCCGTCGGCAACCAGGCCCGGCTCAGCCACTGCTCGGCGAGCAGTGGCTAACGTCCGGGACTGCTGAACAATGGGTCTATGGACTATCGGGACCTGTCGGACTTCCTCCGCAAGCGTCGCGAGGCGTTGCAGCCCGAGGATCTCGGCCTGCCGCGCGGCCGCCGTCGCCGTACGCCGGGCCTGCGGCGCGAGGAGGTCGCCGCGCTCGCCGTGATGTCGACCGACTACTACAGCCGGCTCGAGGGCGGTCGTGGTCCGCAGCCGTCGACGGAGCTGCTCGCCGCGATCGCCCGTGCGCTGCGCCTGACGCTGGACGAGCGGGACCACCTCTATCTGCTGGCCGGTCACGGCGTACCGCCGCGCTCGGGCGGCAACGACCACGTGAATCCCGGGCTGCTGCGGATCATGGACCGGCTGGTCGACACCCCTGCCCAGGTGATGAACCGGCTCGGCGAGACCTTGCTGCAGACCGCGGTCGACGTCGCGTTCGAAGGTGAGCTGACGAACTTCGAAGGGCTCGAGCGCAGTGGCGTCTACCGCTGGTTCCTGACCGAGGGCGAACGCGACCGGTACGCCGACGACGAGGTCCGCGCCAACCACAGCCGCGTCCTGGTCTCCGGCCTGCGCTCCGTCTACGCCACCGACGGCGACAAGTCCCGGGCCGGCACCATCGTGCGGGCCCTGCTGGACGGGAGCGCGGAGTTCAGGCGGCTGTGGGACGCGCACGAGGTCGGCATCAGGCATCTGGGCACCAAACGATTTGTGCACCCGGTAGTCGGCAACCTGGAGTTCCACTGCCAGCTCCTCGACGACCAGCAGCAACAGCAGACGTTGCTGGTCTTCACGGCGACTCCAGGCTCCGAGAGCGCCGAGAAGCTGGCACTGCTGGCGGTGCTGGGGCAGACCGAGTTCGAGGCTCGGCAAAGCTGAGAGACTTTCGGAAAGGGCTTGCTGAAGTCTTTACCGGGGTTACATCGTGGGTTAATTTAAGCCCTGAATTAGCGCGCCCCCGCGCCCACGGAAGGACCCGCCCCCATGCAAATGGTCCGCAGAAACTCCATCGTCCGACTGCTCGCCCTGGCGCTGATCGCCTGCCTGACGCTGACTTCAGGCAGTGCGTTCGCCCGAGACCTCCAAGCCGGCCAGGCCGCCGCCACCTTCAAGGTGCTCGCCTTCTACAGCGGCAGTTTCGATGCCGCGCACATCGACTTCCAGAAGGAGGCCAGGGAGCGGTTCCCCGCGTTCGGCGCCCAGCACGGCTTCACCTACGAGCAGACGAACAACTGGGACCGGCTGAACAGCCTGACCAGGAACGACGCCCAGGTGGTGCTGTTCCTGGACGACTCGCCGCACAGTGCGGCGCAGCGCGCGGGGTTCCAGCGCTACGTCGAGAGCGGCGGCGGCTTCCTCGGCTTCCACGTCGCCAACTACAACGACGCCAGCGGTGGCTGGCCGTGGTTCAACAACACCCTGCTCGGCACCGGCCGGTTCAGCACCAACACCTGGCTGCCGACCGCGACCACGCTGCGGACCGAGAACCGCACGCACCCGTCCCTGGTGAACACGGGTGCGACCTTCCGGTCGGCCGTCAGCGAGTGGTACAGCTGGCAGAACGACCTGCGCAACAATCCCGACATCCAGGTGCTGGCCTCGATCGACCCGTCCAGCTTCCCGGTCGGTACGTCGCAGCGCTGGACCAGCGGCTACTACCCGATCATCTGGGCGAACAAGAACTACAAGGCGATCTACGCCAACTTCGGCCACAACGCGATGAACTACGAGACCAACACCCGGACCTCGTCGACCTTCGACAGCCCGGCCCAGAACCAGTTCGTGATGGACGCCCTGAAGTGGCTCGGCGGTGGCGGCACCACCGTCCCGCCGGTCGACCAGCCGGACGCGAGCAAGTGGTACACGGTCGCGAACAAGGGCAACGGCAAGTGCGTGGACGCCCGCGCCGCCGGTACGGCGAACGGCACGGTCGTCCAGCAGTACAGCTGTAACAGCTCGCAGGCCCAGCAGTTCCAGTTCCAGCCGACCTCGGACGGCTTCACCCGGATCAACAACCGGAACGACGCCAGCAAGGTGGTCGACGTGTCGGGTGTCTCGCAGGCCGACAACGCCGGCCTGCACCTGTGGGCCTACGGCGGCGGCGCCAACCAGCAGTGGCAGGCGGTCTCCGAAGGCAGCGGCTACTTCCACTTCGTCAGCCGCCTGAGCGGCAAGTGCCTGACCGTCCCCGGCGGCTCCACCGCCGACAGCACCCAACTGGTCCAGCTGACCTGCAACAACTCCGCTACGCAGTCGTTCCGGCTCGCCGGCTGAGGTAGAAGGCGAAGGCGGCGGTGGGGATGAACATCACGATGCCGTAGACGGCGACCGGGATGGACATCTCGCTGTTGTTCAGCAGGGACGGGCTCAGTGCGATGGTGAGCGCCAGGGTGGCGTTGTGGATGCCGATCTCCATCGAGCACGCGATGGACTGGCGCTCACCGAGCCGGGCCAGCTTCGGTACGGCGTACCCGAAGGCGAGGCTGAGGATGTTCAGCAGGACGGCGACCACGCCGACGGCGGCGAGGTAGTCGAGGAAGTTGGCGCGCTCGGTGTAGATCGCGGCGAAGATCACCAGCACCAGGACCAGGATCGAGCCGAGTTTCACCGGGCGCGCCATCGCGTGCGCGAAGTCCGGTTTCTTGTTGCGCAGCAGCATTCCCAGCCCGACCGGGATCAGCACGATCGCGAAGACCTGCAGCATCTTGGCCGGTTGCAAGCCGATCTGGCCGTCGCCGAGGAAGTGGTTCAGCGACAGGTTGACCACGATCGGCAGGGTGATCACCGCGATCACCGAGTTGACCGCGGTCAGCGTCACGTTGAGGGCGACGTCGCCGCCGGCCAGGTGACTGAAGAGGTTCGCGGTGGTGCCACCGGGGGAGGCGGCCAGCAGCATCATCCCGACCGCCAGCGCGGGGGCCAGATCGAACAGCTTCACCAGGCCGAAACAGATGGCCGGCAGCAACAGGATCTGGGTGCCGAGCGCAACCAGGACGGCGCGCGGCATCCGCAGTACCCGGGTGAAGTCGGCGATGGTCAGTGTCAGCCCGAGTCCGAGCATGATGATCGCCAGCGCGACCGGCAGCAGGACCGAGGTGAGCACGGAGTCGTTCATGGGCGGCTCCCTAGGAAATGGATGCTCAGAGTGACAGTGCTCAGAAGTCTCGGCAAGGGGGTGCCTTCTGTATTACGTTGCCGCACATGCCCTCTAACTTGTTGGCCCTGCGCATCGCGGCGCTCGCGGCCGGAGTACTGCTCGCCACGTCCCAGCTCGTCCCGGCGCAGGCGGCCGGGCAGCACGTACCGAAGTACCAGTGGGAAGTGAAGCCGACCGGGAGTACGTCGCAGTTCCGCGGTCTGGCCGCGGTGAACAAGGACGTGGCCTGGGTTGCGGGAAGCAACGGCCAGGTGTTGCGCACCCTCGACGGCGGCAGGAAATGGCAGAACGTCAGCCCGCCGGGGCAGACGCTGCTGTTCCGCGACGTCGAGGCGTTCGACGCGAAGCGCGCGGTGATCCTGGCGATCGGGCCGGGGGAGGACTCGCGGATCTACCGGACCGCGGACGGTGGCAGAACGTGGGCCGAGTCGTTCCGGAACACCGATCCCGCTGCGTTCTACGACTGCCTCGACTTCAACGACTCGCGGCACGGGCTGGCGCTGAGCGACCCGGTGGACGGGAAGTTCCGGATCGCCGCCACCGCGGATGGCGGCAAGTCGTGGAAGGTGCAGGCGACGAAGGGGATGCCGGCCGCGCTGCCCGGGGAGTTCGCCTTCGCGGCGAGCGGGACCTGCCTGGTGGCCGGCGCCGGCCGGTCGGCGTGGTTCGCGACCGGTGGCGGTGACCGGCCGCGGGTCTTCCGGACGGTGGACGGCGGGCGCAGCTGGAAGGTGAGCGACTCCCCGATGGCCAGTGGCGAGGCGGCCGGCATCTTCAGCCTGAGCTTCCGCGGACAGTTGCACGGAGTGGCGGTCGGTGGTGACTTCGCGACCACGGGTGACGCGGTGAGGGGTGCGTCGTACACGTCCGACGGTGGCCGGACCTGGAAGCTGGTGCCGGCGGACAAGGCGCCGAAGAAGTACCGCAGCGGCTCCGCCTTCGTGCCGTGGTCGGTCAAGACGGTCCTCGCCGTCGGCCCGACCGGCAGCGACGTGAGCCTGGACGGCGGACGCAGCTGGAAGCAGTTCGACGACGGCAACTACGACAGCGTCGAGTGCGCCGGGTTCGGCTTCAAGGCCGGCTGCTGGGCGTCGGGACCGAAGGGCGCGGTCGCGCGACTGGCTGTCACCCGGTAATTCCGTTCGGCGACACCCGCAGGTCGCGCGGGTGTCGCCTGTCTACGGTCAGGATGAGGACATGCGAAGACTTCCTCCCAGGTTGCTGGTCACGTTCGCGGGGCTGCTGATGGTGCTGCCGACGGCGGCCGCCGCCAGCGCACGCGGTGACGACCGGCCGGACCGGCCCGGTCAGCCGCTGAAGGTGCTGACCTACAACATCCACCACGGCGCCGGGACGGACGGCGTACTGGATCTCGAGCGGATCGCCAAGGTGATCGAGAACTCCGGGGCCGACCTGGTCGGGCTGCAGGAGGTCGACAAGCACTGGAGCCAGCGCAGCAACTGGGTCGATCAGCCGGCCTGGTTGGCCGCCCGGCTGAAGATGCACTACGCCTACGCGGCGAACCTCGACCTGCCGCCGCTGAAACCGGGGGAGCCGCGCCGGCAGTACGGCACGGCGGTGCTGTCGAAGAGCCCGATCAAGGACTTCGAGAACACGCTGCTGCCGCTCTACCCGACCGGTGAGCAGCGCGGGCTGTCAGTGGCGGCGATCAAGATCCGTGGCGTCTACCTGCGGTTCGCCAACACGCATCTGACGTCGAACAACAACGCCGAGCGGCTCGAGCAGGCGAAGAAGGTGGTCGAGTTGCTGGACGACTCGAAGCTGCCGACCTTCGTGGTCGGCGACCTCAACGCCCGGCCGAACGCGCCGGAGATCGCCACCCTGACCAAGGTCTGGCGCGACACCTGGGCCGACGTCGGCACCGGACCGGGGTACTCGAGCCCGACGGAGAACCCGGCGGCCCGGATCGACTACCTGCTGCACACCCGGCAGAAGATCGAGCCGCTGTCGTCCGCGGTGATCACCACCAACGGGTCCGACCATCTGCCGGTCGTTGCCACCTACAACCTTCGGTAGAACTCACCCGCGGTACCGATCGGCGTCCACCCGGCAAGGGTGGGCGCCGATTTTGTCGCGCGCGAATTACAAGCTTGTAGTTTGTCAAGCCGACACGCAGGTGCAACAAAGTTATTCGTGGGATAGGTGTTCCCAATGGGGCTGTAGGCAACTAGTGTCACGTATGTGGTCCAGCTGGACCAAAAGGACATGAACCCTGGGGAAGGGGTTCATGACTGGCGGAAGGAAGAACCCGATGCGTCCATTGGCTTCAGGGGTGCTCGCGGTCTCTTTGATCGGCACCATGGGTCTGATCGCGGTACCGGCCCAGGCCGACCCCCAGCCGCCGGTCGTTCCGTCGCAGTCCACCGTCGACGCCGCCAGGAAGGCCGCCGCCGCGAAGGCCGCACAGGTGACCGCCATCGAGCAGCAGCTGGCCGGCGCCGGGGCGAAGCTCGAGCAGCTCGGGCGCCAGTCGGCGAAGGCCGGGGAGATCTACAACGGCGCGATCTACCGGCTCCAGCAGGCGCAGGCCGAAGCCAAGGCTGCCAGCGACCGCGCGGACCGGGCCGAGAAGGCGCTGATCGTCCAGCGGCAGCAGATCGGCCGGTTCGCGGCAGCGTCGTACCAGGGTGGTGGTGATCTCGCCACGATCGGACCGCTGTTCACCGCGGACGGTCCGCAGCAGCTGCTCGACTCCGCCGGCGCGGCCCGTTCGGTGTCGCAGGCGATGCAGGGCTCCTACCTGCGGTACACGGCAAGTCAGGTGGTCACCAACGCGTTCAAGCTGCAGAAGGACTCGGCAGTCACCAAGGTGAAGGCCGCGACCGACGAGGCAGCCAAGGCCAAGAAGGCCGCTGAAGCTGCCGAGGGCGAGCAGCGGGCGGCCGTCGCGGCGATCGGTGCCCAGCGCAAGCAACAGATCGCTCAGCTCGCCACGCTGCGCAACACGTCGGTCCAGGTGGCCGACCAGCGGCAGCGTGGGCTCGAGGAACTCGCCCGGCAGCGGGCCGCCGCGCTGGCGGCGAAGAAGGCGGAGGAACTGCGCAAACGGATCGCCGCGCGGGAGGCGGCCGAGGCCGCCGAGGCCGCCCGGGAAGCTCGGGTCGCGGCAGCCCGTCAGGCGCGGGCGGAGGCTGCCCGGAAGGCCCGCGAAGAGCGCAACGAGGACCGGAACGACCAGAACGACAGCAAGAAACCGCCGAAGAAGCACAAGCCCGGCAAGAAGGGTGACGGCAAGAAGGACGATGGTGGCTCCGGGCGCAACTCGCGCGGCGCCCGAGCCGCTGTCGACTTCGCCCTCGCTCAGCTGGGCGACCCCTACCTCTGGGCGGCGGCGGGACCGAACTCCTGGGACTGCTCCGGTCTGACGATGGCCGCGTGGAAGCGGGCCGGCGTTCGGTTGCCGCACTACAGCGTCGCGCAGTACGAGCAGACCAAGCGCATCTCGGCAGACGAACTGCGGCCCGGTGACCTGATCTTCTGGTCCGAGCGCAGTGCCGACCCGGGCTCGATCTTCCACGTCGCGATGTACCTCGGCGGTGGCCGGATGGTGCACGCGCCGCGGGCCGGCCGGCCGGTGACGATCGACAGTGTCTACTACTGGGAGGAGCCGGACTTCTTCGGCCGGCCCTGATTCCAGGGCCGGCGATTACGGCCGGGTACAGCGTCAGGCAGTACTGCGTGAGGCAGTCCAGCTCGTGAGCGACCAGACCAGCCGAATCCGCCGTCGGCGTGCAGGACGGTTCCAGTGGTGAAACCTTTGCGCAGCAAGGCGATGCTCGCCTCCGCGATGTCCTTGATGACCTGTCGGCGCCGTACCTCCGCGACGGAGGTCGCCGCGGCCGACACCGCCGAACCACCCAGTACGCCGTACGTGGTGTCCAGGCCGGTCGACCTGGACACCATCGCGGATCGGGCGCCGACGTCGTACTCGCTGATCGGCTGGTAGCAGCCGCCTACCAGCGGCTGGTCAGCTCGGGCGATTCCTGAGTGCGGGCGGAGGGAGCCAGTGCCGGGTCGTTGGCGGCGCAACGAGTCCCTGCGGCCGGCACTGTCAGGTCGAGGAAGTAGTTGTCCACTGCCGCACGTGTACAGGCTGTGCGGGAGTAGGTGACGTGGCCGGAGCCCTCATAGGTGACCAGTACGGCGTTGCCGAGCTGCCGCCTGGCGTTGACCGCCCAGGAGTAGCCGGTGGCGGGGTCGTGGAGGCCGTTCATCATGAGGATGGTCGGTGCGCCCTTCACGTCGAGCTTGTGCTGCGGGTTGTTCACCTTGCCCGGCCAGCCGATGCACTGGGTCATCGACTGCAGGGCGAGCACGGAGGTCCGCATGTTCGGGGCCACCTTCAGGCTGGCGCCGTAGAGGGCGTTGAGCTCCTGGAAGCCACGGACCGGCAGCGACCAGTCCTGGCAGAACTGCGGCCGGACGTCTTCCACCAGTTCGACAGCGGCAGCACTGCGCTCAGCGGCCGGTACTACGGCCTGCAGGGTCGCGGCGAGGTCCGCACGGGCGGTGCGCACGGCGGCTGACGGCGTACCGGTGTGCAGGGAGCTGAGCAGCTCGCCGAGCTGCACCCAGCGAGGGCGGCTGAAGAAGAACTGGGTGATGTCGAGCAGGTCCCAGGTGCTGAGCTTGGTGCCGTCGGCCGGGTCGACCAGGGTGCCCGCATCGGCCTTCGCCAGGAGCTCGGCGTACACCTTGGGCACGTCCTGGCCGTGCAGCGCGCAGTTGGCGCTCTTGCCGCACCAGGTGACGAACTGCTGGAACGAGTCCTCGGCGAAGCTGCTCTCGCTGAGCAGGAACCGCCAGGTGCCGAGGCTGTGGTCCATGTTGCCGTCGTTGACCATCGAGCGGATCCGGTGCGGGAAGAGCTCGGCGTACATCTGGCCCATCAGCGTGCCGTACGACGCGCCGTACCAGCTGAGCTTGTCGGCACCGATCGCGGCCCGGACGGCGTCGACGTCGCGGGCCACCGAGACGGAGTCGACGTGGTCGTACAGCGGGCCGGTGTGCTGCCGGCAGTCGGCGGCGAGTTGCCGGTTGAACCTCACCAGCGCCGTGTACTCCGCCTTGGTCCGCGGCAGCACGGTCTCACCCGGCCGGGCGAAGGCTTCAGCCGAACAGACCACCGGGTGGCTGCGGGCGACGCCTCGCGGGTCGATACCGATGATGTCGAACGTCCGGCGGATCTCCGGGCTGAAGAGGGTGCCCGCGGTGAAGGTCATGTTGACGCCGGAGCCACCCGGGCCGCCGGGGTTGATGAACAGCGGCCCCTTACTGGCTGCGGGCTCGTCGGCCGGCCGCTTGGCCAGGGCCAGCTCGAAGGTCGCGCCGCCCGGCTTGCGCCAGTCCACGGGCAAGGTGAGCTTGCCGCACTGGATGGCGGGCACCTCTTCGCACGGCGCCCAGGTGATCGTGCGCGGCGTGCTGGGGGAGGCCGGGCCGGTGGCTGCCGGCGCCGCGATGGCACCGGCGGCGGGAGTGGCGAGTCCAGCCAGGAGCATCAAGGCGGCTCCGCCTGTCGCCAGTCGTCGCCGGCCGGTCGAGCCGGCTCCGGGGGACTGCTGCCTGCTGGTCGTTCGCTGCCTGCGCATGATGAAGAAACCTTCCGTCGGGCGGACCTGACGGAGG encodes:
- a CDS encoding alpha/beta hydrolase — translated: MRRQRTTSRQQSPGAGSTGRRRLATGGAALMLLAGLATPAAGAIAAPAATGPASPSTPRTITWAPCEEVPAIQCGKLTLPVDWRKPGGATFELALAKRPADEPAASKGPLFINPGGPGGSGVNMTFTAGTLFSPEIRRTFDIIGIDPRGVARSHPVVCSAEAFARPGETVLPRTKAEYTALVRFNRQLAADCRQHTGPLYDHVDSVSVARDVDAVRAAIGADKLSWYGASYGTLMGQMYAELFPHRIRSMVNDGNMDHSLGTWRFLLSESSFAEDSFQQFVTWCGKSANCALHGQDVPKVYAELLAKADAGTLVDPADGTKLSTWDLLDITQFFFSRPRWVQLGELLSSLHTGTPSAAVRTARADLAATLQAVVPAAERSAAAVELVEDVRPQFCQDWSLPVRGFQELNALYGASLKVAPNMRTSVLALQSMTQCIGWPGKVNNPQHKLDVKGAPTILMMNGLHDPATGYSWAVNARRQLGNAVLVTYEGSGHVTYSRTACTRAAVDNYFLDLTVPAAGTRCAANDPALAPSARTQESPELTSRW
- a CDS encoding C40 family peptidase — its product is MTGGRKNPMRPLASGVLAVSLIGTMGLIAVPAQADPQPPVVPSQSTVDAARKAAAAKAAQVTAIEQQLAGAGAKLEQLGRQSAKAGEIYNGAIYRLQQAQAEAKAASDRADRAEKALIVQRQQIGRFAAASYQGGGDLATIGPLFTADGPQQLLDSAGAARSVSQAMQGSYLRYTASQVVTNAFKLQKDSAVTKVKAATDEAAKAKKAAEAAEGEQRAAVAAIGAQRKQQIAQLATLRNTSVQVADQRQRGLEELARQRAAALAAKKAEELRKRIAAREAAEAAEAAREARVAAARQARAEAARKAREERNEDRNDQNDSKKPPKKHKPGKKGDGKKDDGGSGRNSRGARAAVDFALAQLGDPYLWAAAGPNSWDCSGLTMAAWKRAGVRLPHYSVAQYEQTKRISADELRPGDLIFWSERSADPGSIFHVAMYLGGGRMVHAPRAGRPVTIDSVYYWEEPDFFGRP